The sequence below is a genomic window from Nitrospira sp..
TTGGCTCGTATGGGCCCTTCCGCTTTTACCAGCGCCCTGATGGCCCAGGCATCGCCCATCGAAACCGAATTGCGATGCTGTTCCCATGCCTTCACCAGTGTGTCCCGTACTGAACTGAGCCATTGACATCGGATGTCTTCCGAATCACGATCAAGCGTGTATTCGGTCAGGATTTCGTGAAAACGAGATTCAAGGGTAGACCAATACCAAGAATTTATTGTCATCTGCTTCACAAATTCCTTGATGTCTTTTTTGTCAGGTTCTCTCTCCCCTCGACTTAGGAGATCTCGTGCATATGATCGACAGGCCAACCAGAGAGATTTTTGTGCGTCCTCTGCTTCTTGCAGGAGTTGCCGGATTTCCGTTCGGATGAAACGGCTTCCACTCAGGGCCTCAGGTAGCGCAAATCGCTCCATGCGCCAAAACTCGATCTTGGCCTTGTTGTTCGCCTGACCGAGAACTAACATCGATCGTGGGAAACGCTCCTGGTTTGATCGGGTTAGCACCATCGCATGTTCAATCACCTGGGGTCCCAAATGTGATTGGTCGGGGAGTAGGGAATCAAAGTCTCGCCATAGACCTCGGTCTCGAAATTGAATGGGCAACTTTCCATTCTTGTCATCAATCCTGTAGCCAAGCATGGGATCCACTTGATTCACAGAGGAGTTCCCAACTCCAGAGGCGAAAGCCAGCTTTTCAATCCGACCCGCGTTATTTTCTGCCAAGCGGATAGACCTGACTCGCCAGGTGTATCGGTCAGCGAGGCCGTTTGATACGCGGTCTAATCCCTCTTCCAGTTTCCTCACCGATTCAGGTTCCCTCTCCCATAGAGGAAAATCATCCGCGGCAATTTCTTTATTCTCGGGAGAGAGAGAAAACAGAAGAGTATCCTGAAGATCATTCCCCAGTGGCAAGACTATCGCAGCCGTTGCTGAAGGTGCTGTGCCTGTGTGCGAAAGTTCGCTCTTACCACAGCTCACAGAAAATGTCTGAGTGGCTAGAATCCAACGTGCTGCCGCAGCTTCTGAAATGGTGCCCGGCGCCTCAACATCAACATGATCGAAAAGAACCTTAGCATTGTCGGCGTTATGCTCGGCTGCCAGAACTGTCCATGACCTCCAAATCTTTGGCTCAAATGTTGGGATTTGTCCAAATGGATACTTTTCATCAAACAGCCAGAATCGCTCCCGCCACTTTTTCAGATAAGCCGTAATTTTGCTCCCTGAAATTCCTTCCTTGAATAGCTTCTTAGCTTGATCAATATCAGTTGGTCCCTCCAGGGCTCGGTACAATACAGCAAGCAGAAAACGATGCAGGGCCGCTACCACTAATGGCGACGGGTCTTCAATGGCGGCAATGTCTTTGGCTCGTAGGAGAGTGTCTTGAATACCCAGTTCGTGGCGGCTTCCGTCGAGAAATCGAACCGGAATCCATTTCTCGTCAATCAAGTTGAATCGGCTCATTCCGACTCCTTTGGCTCGTACACGATTCCCAAGTCGTCATCAAGGCGCACCGTTGTGTCGGCTGTCCAGCGTCCATCTGGTTTCAGTTGCAGAGGGAAACAGTTTCGCAACAGTGGCGATTCCTTCCAACCTTCCGGTACCTTCATTGCCTTCAGCTTATTCACTACGCCAGGACGGGAAAGGCTCACGCCTCGAAGAAACC
It includes:
- the casA gene encoding type I-E CRISPR-associated protein Cse1/CasA, encoding MSRFNLIDEKWIPVRFLDGSRHELGIQDTLLRAKDIAAIEDPSPLVVAALHRFLLAVLYRALEGPTDIDQAKKLFKEGISGSKITAYLKKWRERFWLFDEKYPFGQIPTFEPKIWRSWTVLAAEHNADNAKVLFDHVDVEAPGTISEAAAARWILATQTFSVSCGKSELSHTGTAPSATAAIVLPLGNDLQDTLLFSLSPENKEIAADDFPLWEREPESVRKLEEGLDRVSNGLADRYTWRVRSIRLAENNAGRIEKLAFASGVGNSSVNQVDPMLGYRIDDKNGKLPIQFRDRGLWRDFDSLLPDQSHLGPQVIEHAMVLTRSNQERFPRSMLVLGQANNKAKIEFWRMERFALPEALSGSRFIRTEIRQLLQEAEDAQKSLWLACRSYARDLLSRGEREPDKKDIKEFVKQMTINSWYWSTLESRFHEILTEYTLDRDSEDIRCQWLSSVRDTLVKAWEQHRNSVSMGDAWAIRALVKAEGPIRAKLKEFDEEIRRITPAMEEI